In Roseisolibacter agri, the following proteins share a genomic window:
- a CDS encoding ester cyclase, with translation MAKSTQQDAATYTGAGQDVTTIARTLIDAYNTRDFDRLDAVIAPDAELRNVATGEVYRGADAMKRYQRNWATAFPESRVDLTTLVGCGETVTMEYVGRGRQTGPLDTPQGRIEPTGRSVELPLCDVLTVHDGRITGGRTYYDVATLLRQLGR, from the coding sequence ATGGCAAAGTCCACGCAGCAGGACGCCGCCACCTACACGGGTGCCGGCCAGGACGTCACCACGATCGCGCGCACGCTGATCGACGCGTACAACACGCGCGACTTCGACCGGCTCGACGCGGTCATCGCGCCCGACGCCGAACTCCGCAACGTCGCCACCGGCGAGGTCTATCGCGGGGCGGACGCGATGAAGCGGTACCAGCGCAACTGGGCGACCGCGTTCCCCGAGTCGAGGGTCGACCTCACGACGCTGGTCGGATGCGGCGAGACGGTGACCATGGAGTACGTCGGCCGCGGCCGGCAGACCGGCCCACTCGACACGCCGCAGGGGCGCATCGAGCCCACCGGACGCAGCGTCGAGCTGCCGCTCTGCGACGTGCTCACCGTGCACGACGGCCGCATCACCGGCGGTCGCACCTACTACGACGTCGCGACGCTCCTGCGGCAGCTCGGCCGGTGA
- a CDS encoding SET domain-containing protein codes for MPHDAAASGAPSGPADPVDLPFEIRPSPMQGLGAFATRFIPAGTRLIEYAGERLTVAESEARYPDVPGERHHTFLFAIEDEIDGEWVEVVVDAAVNGNEARFINHSCDPNCDAIVEGGRIWIETIHDVDPGDELAYDYAFVLEERHTPAAKRRFPCNCGAANCRGTMLAKKR; via the coding sequence ATGCCGCACGATGCCGCCGCCTCCGGGGCCCCTTCCGGGCCCGCCGACCCCGTCGATCTTCCGTTCGAGATCCGCCCGTCGCCGATGCAGGGGCTGGGAGCGTTCGCGACGCGCTTCATCCCCGCGGGCACGCGCCTGATCGAGTACGCGGGCGAGCGGCTGACGGTGGCGGAGTCGGAGGCGCGGTATCCGGACGTGCCGGGGGAGCGGCACCACACCTTCCTGTTCGCAATCGAGGACGAGATCGACGGCGAGTGGGTCGAGGTGGTGGTGGACGCGGCGGTGAACGGCAACGAGGCGCGCTTCATCAACCACTCGTGCGACCCGAACTGCGACGCGATCGTGGAGGGCGGGCGGATCTGGATCGAGACGATCCACGACGTGGACCCGGGCGACGAGCTGGCGTACGACTACGCGTTCGTGCTGGAGGAACGGCACACGCCGGCGGCGAAGCGGCGGTTCCCGTGCAACTGCGGGGCGGCGAACTGCCGGGGGACGATGCTCGCCAAGAAGCGCTGA